CCATGAAGCTCAAGAAAATCACCCTGCGCGAACCCGTCGAACGCCTGGCCGTCAGTGTCAAGAAGTCCACCGCGGACCTGGTCGAGGCCTATCGCCAGGAGTACAAGGCCGCGCACGGCGTCGAGATTGAGACCAGCGCCCTCGTGGAGACCATCCTCAAGGAGTTCATCACCTCCGACAAGGACTTCATGAAGAAGTACGAAGCGAGCAAGGCCGGCGCCTGACCGGCGGCTGGATGGAGAGCCCCGTAGCAGGGCTTGAAATCTGGAAACAGCGAGGAGAGCTTAAGTACGAACTCTCCCTCCCTGTCGAAACACCCTCGAACAACGTCATCAAGGGCCTTCACTTTCACGCATACAAGGATTTGCGGCGCCAATGGCGAATGATGGTAAAGGCGGCCCTCAAGGGCCAAAAGCCAGAAGCCCCCGTCGAACGGAGCTTCCTGGTGGTGACAAGAGAGTGCGCCGGCGGCGGACTGGACTGGGACAACGCGTACGGAGGGATGAAGCCAATGCTTGACTGCCTGGTAGCGCCCTCCGACAAGAACCCCGACGGTCTCGGCCTGATTCTGGATGACAACCCCAAAGCCATGCCTTTCCCCCCGTTCGTGCGGCAGTTGCCGGCGAAAAGAGGTGCCGGACGCACCTTGGTTCAGATTTACGAACTGACCACCTAAAACGTATTTTTGGATTGAGGCGGCCGCCGCCCAGCCCGCCTCTCAATCACTTGGAAACTGGAGCCTCGAATGTCTGAAGTCGCTGTCAAAACTGCTAAGCCTACCCGCCAACGCAAGGACGTGGTCCCCCCGGAGAACCTGACCTCGGACATGTCGCTGTTCGACTACCTGTCGCAGTGCCAGCCGCCGCTGGACCAGAAGATTATCGACATCGCCTGCTCCCAGAACCAAGTGCCGCCCGAGCTCAAGAAGGAGGCGGCGCAGGAAATCCGCATGATGTGGTTCACCCTGAGCCCTGATACGGCGAAGTACAAGCCCGGCCAGATTGCGGCCTACGCTCACCGGATGGCTGGGCACGCAGCACTGCGTCTTCGGCGCGAACTCGGCTCGTCGGTGCGCCTGCCGGGCTCGGCGTTCCGCAAGCGCAAGGACGGCAGCTCCTACGTGACCCCCGGCGTGCTCGCCGCAGCCCTGGAGTGGGACAAGCTCGAGGGCTGGTTTCAGACCGACGGCGGCGAGGGTGCGGACAGCGGAATGGCCCCCGAAGGCCTGCCTGACGGCCTCGGCCTGAACCCACTCATGGCTGCCGACGGCGAGCCCGCCATCGAAGAGGACGAAGACCAGGCGATGCGCGACGAGCGCCAGGAGCTCCTCGAGCGGCACCGTGACGACCTGACGCCGCGGCAGTTCACCATCATGGGCAGCCTGATTGGCGGCAGTTCGTTCGACGACGTCATGAAAGAGCATGGCATCAAGAACGGCGTGCTCATGCGTGAGGTTGCCA
This window of the Variovorax sp. PBL-H6 genome carries:
- a CDS encoding DUF2274 domain-containing protein; the protein is MKLKKITLREPVERLAVSVKKSTADLVEAYRQEYKAAHGVEIETSALVETILKEFITSDKDFMKKYEASKAGA